The DNA region GTCCGGAATGGTATAGGTACTTGGAGCATTTTTATCTGGTATGGAAACATTTTTTCCCTGCCATGCAGTATTAAAACCAACACCGACCCCGCACATGAGCATATCCATGGTCCATTCTGCTGCGAGCGAAAGATTTGTTGTATCCACGGCACCACAATTGTTTAATGCCGCACCTCCACGTTCATAAATATACTCTGTACCCATGATCCAAAGACCTCTTCCTGGTGGAAGCCACTTCATATTGAAGATGGAAAGCGCAAGTTTTTGAGCATATTTTTGCCATTTTACTTCATCCCAGAATAAAGCGTTTGAAAGGTAATGATCTTTGCGTACTGACATCACACCATTGATCACACGTATGACAGTATCTGCCCAATGTTCCTGAGAACCGTCAGATTTGATCCTGCTGTAGGTACGGTAGTAGACTGCCTCACCAAAGCCGCCAAAGCCGAACTTCGCTTTTTTGTCAAAGAGTCTCTTGCAAAACGTTTTTTCCAGCGTGAACCGTTCTTTGATGACTTTTTGGGAGTGGGCCGTTTTTTTATTTTTTTGATGCAAGATATAAATACTTTTTAATTGCTTGCATAAACGCATTGAGGTCCGAAGGTTGCCTCGAAGTGATCAGGTTTCTATCGATGACTACTTTCTCATCTTTATAGATGGCACCGGCATCTTCAAGTTCTTTTGCAATGCTTTTATAGCCTGTTGCAACTCTTCCTTCCATGACACCAGCTGAAATGAGTATCTGGGGACCATGGCAGATAGCTGCAACCAGTTTATCATGGTCAAAAAAGTATCGTGCTATTTCTAATGCCTTTTCTTCTTGACGTATCAAAGAGGGACTTTTGCCTCCAGGAAGGATCAATATGTCATACTGCTTGGGATCTACCTCATTGAGGGTTATTGTGGCATAGACATTAAATCCATGTTTTCCTATAATAGCACCTTTTTTGGTAGAGGCTATGTCTACATGTATACCTAGTTCCCCAAGAGATTGATAGGGTATTTTCAACTCAGAGTCTTCAAAAAGATCTGCACTGATGATCAAAGCTTTCATACTTTCCTCCTCACAAAATAAAGTGACAGGTTAAAAGAAGTATAACATATTACAGTGTCTAAATGATAATTATTGATTGACAAACATATTAAAAAGTTATATACTAATTAAACAACATCTAATACACTAAGGAGCAACAATGTTATTAACGAAATTTGACCCTATGAGAGATTTTAGAGATTTAGAAGAGAGAATGGCAAGTGCATTCAGATTGCCTGAAATCGGTAGCGAACTTTCAAATGTTTCCGGTTTTACGCCATCTGTGAATACAAGAGAAGGAGACTATGCCTATCATGTAGAGGTTGATCTTCCTGGTGTTAAAAAAGATGATATACATGTTGATCTCAAAGACAATGTTCTGACGATTTCGGGTGAGAGAAAAACCAAAAAAGAGGTGAAAGAGAAAGATTATTATAAGAAGGAGAGCTCTTATGGTAAGTTTCAAAGAAGTTTTACACTGCCTGATAACACAGATGCTGAAAATATAGAAGCAAATTGCAAGGATGGTGTACTGGAAGTAGTGATTCCGAAAGTAGAGAGAAGTAAAAAAGAGGCTAAGAAGATAAAAATAAAGTAATCTTTACGATGAAGAGGTAGTCTCCTCTTCATTAACTATTTAATGTCATGTTTGCATACCTCACAGTTCAATTATTCACTTTCCCTAAGAATATCTGTATCATATGATCAATAGGAGCTTTATCATGTTACGAAATATTCCTAATATATTAAGTCTATTCCGTATCATTGCAGCACCTTTTTTACTGCTTGCAGGCTGGTTGGGAATGGTAAATCTCTTTTATATTCTTTTTGGACTGATGCTGCTTTCAGATGCACTTGACGGCATCATTGCAAGAGTGTTGGACCAAACAAGTGAATTAGGTGCAAGACTGGACAGTTATGGTGATATTTTAACCTATCTATCTACGCCTTTGGCAGTCTGGTGGCTTTGGCCGGACCTTATCAAGAAGGAGATATACTATATCATCGCGGCGATCATCATATATGTACTGCCTTCAGTATTTTCACTGATAAAATTTGGAAAGCTGGCAAGTTATCATACATGGATCACAAAATTTTCAGCTGTAATGATGAGTATAGGTGTGGTTATACTACTTGGATTTGGTCATAATATTCTGTTTCATTTAGCAGTCTATTTTTTGGTGATTGAAATGATAGAAAATATTCTCATAACGATGATACTTCCTAAACAGTATACTGATGTCCACTCTCTCTGGCATGCCTGGAAAAAAAGAAATTGATGGCTATGGAATAAAGGAGGATATGTTGCAACTAACATTTTTAGGTACCAGTGCAGGTAAACCTACCAAAGAGAGAAATGTCTCTGCAGTGGGATTAGAGTTTGAACAGGACAACAAGTGGTATCTATTTGATTGTGGTGAAGCAACACAACATCGGATTCTTAGAAGCAGGCTTTCTATTGGGAAACTTGATACGATCTTCATTACCCATATGCACGGAGATCATTACTATGGCCTTCCCGGGCTGTTGAGCTCTAAAAAACTTGATACTGCTTTCAGACCTCTTACTGTATACGGCCCTACAGGTATCAAAAAATTTCTTGAGTGTGTAATTGATGTCTCCTTTGAAAATCTTGGATATGAACTAAACATCATAGAGTTTAAAGCAGAAGAGCGTATTCATTTTGATAAATTTTCATTGAAAATCTTAGCACTTGAACACTCCATAGAAAGTTTTGCTTTTTATATTAAAGAGAATGATATCACCAACAAACTCAATGAAGAAAAATTGAGATCGATCGGCCTGGAACCTTCGCCATTGTATGGTGAGCTGCAAAGAGGTCAGAGTATTACATTTCAAGGTAAAAAACTAGAGCCTAAGGAGTACATGCTTTCACCTATAAGAGGAAGATCGTTGATTATCGCTGGTGATAACAGTAAGCCGGATATTTTGGGCAGTTATCTTGAAGAGATTGATCTTTTAGTACATGAGTGTACATATACACAAGAGGATTATGATCATCTTCAGGTAAAAGTCTTGCATACGACCGCAAAAGAACTTGGTAATGCCGTCCAAAAGAGTCGTGTTAAAAATCTGATCGCATCTCATATCAATCCAAGATATAACAACAATAGTACTAAGAGTGTTGAAGTGCTTTATAGTGAGATAAAAGAGTATTACAAAGGCAGCCTTTTCATTGCCAATGATTTAGATGTGTATCGATTATATCGAGATGGAATGGTTGAAAAATTATAGATACCCATGTGATATGTCTATGATTAGTTAAAATCATTTAAGATAAATAATACAATTTCAAATGCAATCAAAATGATGATGATCCATTCTAAAGTACTACTGTGTTTATGATTTTGTTCATCTGCAAGAATGGCCAATACCTCCTGCATTACATTCATTTTTCTATTAAGAATTTCGATACGTGGTTGAAGTTCAAGATACTTTCTCATACTTTGATAATAAATATCCAGTTCAGGATACTCCCAGAAAAACTCCGGTGTATCTAAAAGTTCAAAATGTAAATAGATGTTCGATTTTGTAATAAAAAGACGGCCTCTCTCTTTGGCTATTTCCCGTCTGCTCATATTGACACGACCATTTTCAGCAAGATCCAAAGGAATATGCTCAGTGAGTTCCAGGGCTTTTTTTATGGAATCTTCAAAGCTTCCCAGCATGATAGATTGCTCAATGGCATAGGATATGGAAAGCTTTTTTAATTCATCATCAGAATCGATATAGATAGTGTCTAATTCAATTTTAACAGGCTGGATCGGAGAAATGTGATACTTGTAGTCTTCTAAGATCTTGATCGCACCGATCGAAGAACTGATCGTTTTCAGAAAGTATTCTTCATCGTCAAAATCCCAGAATATGACCACACCATATTCAAACAAAAAACAGAGATCGTTGTCTTTTTCGATGATGAGCACATCTTTTAAAAGTTTTGCGCGAAACGTACCAACCACTTCTTTCCTGATCAGATCAAAATCAAAACCATCGGTAAATTTATATGCTTTTATAATCCCCATCTATCGGTCCTTTACAGTTTCTAAAGTATATTATAGAATAAAAATGCCTGATATCACTAAAGTACACATATTTTATTTTGCTACATTGTCCGATCTTAGTATGTAGGTAAATTCATCCTTATTGTTGTAACCGATCACATTTTTATAGCTTTTTTGCGTTTGATGGTCTATGAAATGTATAATAGGTGTAAATCCTGTATCAAATTCTTTTGGAAACGGATCTTTCTCTTTATTGAGAATGAGAGGGATATAATTTTTTTGTACGATCTCATTGATCTCATTTTTAAGCAGGACTCTTTGCTCAAATTTACGACACCAGGGACAGAAATTCGATACCAGAACAAGCATGATGTTTTTTTGCAGTTTTTTTGACTTTTTGACCGCTTCATCATAATTAGTTTCATAATGCATTTCAGATGCAAAATTCTCTTCATTGATCACTACTTTTGAGATCTTTTTATTCTCTTCCAGATATTGTTCCGAGAACTTTAAAAGCATCGTATCAAAGGTATCTTCAAATGCATCTTCCGGGTCATCACCATCTTTCAATACAAAATGTCCCATATCCTGATAGGTCAGGGCAAATGTTTTCTCATAGTTGTCCAAACGTTTTACCTCTTCTCCGATAAGCAGTTGAATATTGATCATGGTACTTCCATTGATTGGTGTTTCATTGACCAGTACAGCTAAGGATCTTGGGTCATAACCTTTGGTGTCGATCTTAAGATCATCGGTCATTGTCTGTAGACTATCCATGATCATACTTTTATATGATTTTGGAATGGTTTTACCGGATATTTCCACCACCAAATAGACTTTTTTGACACCCGACAACGTAAATATTGTTGATGCGTTCAATAGGATATTGGTAAAAAATACCAAGAGAAGGATTTTTTTTAATTTCATGAAGGTTTACTCACTTTATTGGCTCTGTAATGTATTGTTTTTGTTTTTGGATTTTCCGGACCTCTAAAGGCAGCATCTTTCTCATCCCATTTTAATTTTTTTGCTTGTTCTTCATACGGTGCACCAATGAGATAAAAAATAAAATCCCATATTCCAATGAAAAAATTCTTTATAAGCCTGAATACATTTTTCATGACTCTCCTAACCCAAATACATTTGAAAGGGTGTTAATATAGTTAAAATAGCCTGTAATAGAAACAGCTTCAAGGATCTGTAAGTCACTGTATCCATATGCTTTCAGTGCATCTATTTCTGATTTAAGAATTTTATAGTTTTCTTTTCCTGAGGCTTTGATACAAAAGTTCAATAAAGCTTTCTCACTCTCTGGAACATTCATGGCATCTACTCCATGAAGCACTTCTTCTATACGATCTTCAGACATACCAAGCATTTTTGCAATGCCTTTGTGGACATCTACACACATTTTACAGCCGTTTTCTAAAGAGATAAGTAGTGCAATGGATTCTTTGGTATCATAAGAGAGAGTTGTCTCATCCAGCAGGTATTTCTGGATCATTCCATCTGTTGCAAAATAGATCTTTTCATCTAAAGCCAAGAGTTTAAATATATCACCCAGTTGTCCAGTCTTCTCCAGTATAGGTTGTGCTCTTTTTTGAATCTCAGGAGACATGTCTTCAAATTCGGGTAATTGTATGTGTGCCATTTCTTTCCTTAATGTAATGAGTGTCTAAAACGTAAAGTTTAACTTAACGTTTTTAATTATATGCTATAATTCTTTAAATTAAAGTTAAACGTAAAAGGCTAAGAAATGGAATATAAAATATCTGAACTTGTTGCAAAGACAGGTGTACCTAAGTCAACCATTTTGTATTACATTAGAGAAGGCTTACTTCCAGAAGCAAATAAGATCAAATCAAATGTGCATCGCTACAATGATCAACATATAGAACTTATCCAGTATATCAAATATATGCAAGAAGAGATAGGCAGCAGTAATGAACAGATCAGATTTGCTCTGCAGAACCAAAATCAGTCTCTATCCACTTCAGCAACCATGCTGCAGCCATTGATGAATACACTCAGTGATATTCCTTCAGATGCGAAGCATTTTACCAAAGAAGAGTTTATTGAGCATTACAATGTGGATGCAACGCTTTTAGAAACACTTTTAAACGATGGTATAGTGTTACCTATACATGAAGATGATTATACAGACAGAGAGGCAAGTATGGTCAAGCTGGTAACGTATTTTAAAGAAGTGGGTGTGGACCATAATGTACTAAAGGCATATGTAGATCATGCCAAGGCACTCAGTGAACTTGAATATCAAATGCAAGCCAAGCTCTGTAGTGTACGTGATGATGAGAACTTTTCAACACTTTGGAAGATCATGTTTGACACGTTATTTAATGCCAAGCCCTATCTTTTTAACCGTAATACCTATCAGGTTTTACTCAATGCAGTGAAGAGTGAAGTGAAAGAATAATGCTTATGCTTCAATTTTCACAATACAGCTATAAGTGTTTGCTAAATCTTGCAAACAAAGGATGGTGATCAGAAAGCTTATGGTTTCTTTCTATACTCTGTTCAACCAGTGCAATACCCCTGTAAAAAATAAAATCCAAATGATTTCGCATAAAAGACTTCACCCTGTCACTTGTTGAAAATGGTACAGGATCAAAATTTAGGTCTTTCATTTTGGTGTGTAGGAATTTCATTCTCCTTTTATTCCAGGAGTTGAAATCACCGGCAATGATCATTGGACCATCATAATCATCGATGATCTGAATCATGTTGTCTATCTCTCTGTAGTAGTGTCTGTTTTCTCTAAAATTGATCGCATGAAGATTTAAGATCCATAAAGGAGAACCGTCTGCAAAAGCGTGCTTGGTCAAAAGCAGACTTTTATGTGGACCGAAGATGAGCTCTTTACCATGTGACAGGAAAGGCTTACTGTACTCTGCTCTACACTTACTTGCTGTTAAGACACCATAAAAAGTAGAACCTTTTTCCAAATTTGCCGCAGCACTGAATGTGAGACTTGGAAGATTGAGTTCTGTATCATGTTTAAAATCAGCTTCCTGAAACAAATAGAAGTCAACCGGTTTCTTTTTGGAAAATTCTTCAATATAGTTACTGAAGGAAAAAGTATCATTGTTCTTATGCACATTCCAGCAAAGCACACTAAATTTATCTGGTACAGTATCATCACACACGGTATGGGAATAACTGTGATGATAGAGTGATGGTTTGACGATCAGGGATTTTAATTGGCTTAGCATAAAATAATTATAGCATAAATGGTGTTTATTTATTTGCATTATTATGACATCTTAAAGTTGACAGAATGGTTCATTAAGAGTAGAATAAAAAAAAGGATAGCTTATGTCTCAGTATATTAAATGGTTTAATGAGCTTGGTATAGAAGATGTGGATCTGGTTGGTGGTAAAAATGCTTCACTGGGTGAGATGTATCAAAATCTTACGCAGGAAGGTATCCGTATCCCTAATGGTTTTGCGATTACTGCGGATGCCTATCGTTTTGTGCTAGAGCGTAATGACGCATGGGGAAAACTACATACACTACTGGATGACCTTGACCCCGATGATGTTACGCAGTTACAGGAAAGAGGAAAGCGTTGTCGGGAGATCATCAATAACTGTACGCTACCTGATGAGATGATCGACCAGATAGATCAAGCCTATCAAGCACTGAAAGAAGAATATGGTGACGATGTAAGTCTTGCGGTGAGAAGCTCGGCAACAGCTGAAGACTCTCCAGAAGCATCCTTTGCGGGACAAAATGAAAGTTATCTGAACATTCAGGGGTTGGATGCCTTATTGGATGCCTATAAGCGCTGCCTGGCTTCAAATTTTACAGACCGTTCCATACATTATAAATTTGTTCATGGATTTGATAACATGAAAGTGTATCTCAGTGTCGTTGTGATGAAAATGGTTAGAAGTGACATTGGTGAGAGCGGGGTCATGTTTTCCATAGATTCAGAAACAGGATTTAAAGATGTTGTTTTCATCAATGCAGCGTACGGTTTAGGTGAGAACATTGTCCAGGGGAGTATCGCTCCTGACAGTTTTTATGTTCATAAACCGACATTCAAAAAAGGATATCGTGCTGTTTTAAGACGAAAACTTGGAAGTAAAGCACTTAAAATGATCTTTTCAGAGGGAATCAATCAGGATAATCTTGCCGTAGAGTATACGAAGAATATAGACACGCCTAAAGAAGAAAAAGAGAAGTTTTGTATCACTGATGAAGATGTACTTCTTCTGGCTGATTATGCCATAAAGATCGAAGAACACTATTCGAAACAGGCAGGATATCAGAAACCGATGGATATGGAGTGGGCAAAAGACGGTGTGGATGGACATATCTATATCGTGCAGGCACGCCCGGAAACTGTGGAGTCCCGAAAAGAAGATCGAGTGCTTGAAATGTACCGATTAAAGGAACAGAGTAAAGTTTTACTGACAGGCCAGGCCGTAGGTACGAAAATAGGTGCAGGAAAGGTATGTAAGATCGTTGATCCAAGCAACCTGAAAGATTTTAAAGTAGGTGATGTACTGGTTGCAGAAACGACCAGTCCTGATTGGGAACCTGTTATGAAGATCGCTTCGGCCATTGTGACGAACACGGGTGGAAGAACCTGTCATGCAGCTATCGTCTCGAGAGAATTAGGGAAACCTGCGATTGTAGGAGTTGAAAATGCTGTAGAGACGTTAGTGGATGGCCAAGAGATCACAGTAAGTTGTGCAGAGGGTGAAACCGGTTTGATCCATGAGGGGATCTTGGATTATGAGGTCATTAAAACAGATCTTAGTACGCTACCAAAAACGAAGACACAGATCATGATGAACCTTGGTAATCCGGACATGGCATTTACATTGGCTTCACTGCCTGTGGATGGCATAGGCCTGGCACGCATGGAGTTCATTATCAATACATCCATCAAAGTACATCCGATGGCACTGATACATCCCGAAAAGATCGATGAGACCACAGATAGAAAGATCGGTCAACTCACAACCGGATATGACAACCCTGAATCCTATTTTGTAAAAGTACTCTCTGAAGGTGTTGCGAGCATTGCATCAGCAGTCTATCCTAACCCCTGTGTCGTGAGAATGAGCGACTTTAAAACCAATGAATATGCTTCACTGCTTGGAGGAGAGTTCTTTGAAATGGATGAAGCCAATCCTATGATCGGTTTTCGTGGTGCTTCACGCTATACACATCCAAACTATGAAGAGGGCTTTGCCCTGGAGTGTGCAGCAATGAAACATGTCAGAGAAGAGATGGGTTT from Sulfurovum xiamenensis includes:
- a CDS encoding type 1 glutamine amidotransferase domain-containing protein, with product MKALIISADLFEDSELKIPYQSLGELGIHVDIASTKKGAIIGKHGFNVYATITLNEVDPKQYDILILPGGKSPSLIRQEEKALEIARYFFDHDKLVAAICHGPQILISAGVMEGRVATGYKSIAKELEDAGAIYKDEKVVIDRNLITSRQPSDLNAFMQAIKKYLYLASKK
- a CDS encoding Hsp20/alpha crystallin family protein yields the protein MLLTKFDPMRDFRDLEERMASAFRLPEIGSELSNVSGFTPSVNTREGDYAYHVEVDLPGVKKDDIHVDLKDNVLTISGERKTKKEVKEKDYYKKESSYGKFQRSFTLPDNTDAENIEANCKDGVLEVVIPKVERSKKEAKKIKIK
- a CDS encoding CDP-alcohol phosphatidyltransferase family protein gives rise to the protein MLRNIPNILSLFRIIAAPFLLLAGWLGMVNLFYILFGLMLLSDALDGIIARVLDQTSELGARLDSYGDILTYLSTPLAVWWLWPDLIKKEIYYIIAAIIIYVLPSVFSLIKFGKLASYHTWITKFSAVMMSIGVVILLGFGHNILFHLAVYFLVIEMIENILITMILPKQYTDVHSLWHAWKKRN
- a CDS encoding MBL fold metallo-hydrolase, producing the protein MLQLTFLGTSAGKPTKERNVSAVGLEFEQDNKWYLFDCGEATQHRILRSRLSIGKLDTIFITHMHGDHYYGLPGLLSSKKLDTAFRPLTVYGPTGIKKFLECVIDVSFENLGYELNIIEFKAEERIHFDKFSLKILALEHSIESFAFYIKENDITNKLNEEKLRSIGLEPSPLYGELQRGQSITFQGKKLEPKEYMLSPIRGRSLIIAGDNSKPDILGSYLEEIDLLVHECTYTQEDYDHLQVKVLHTTAKELGNAVQKSRVKNLIASHINPRYNNNSTKSVEVLYSEIKEYYKGSLFIANDLDVYRLYRDGMVEKL
- a CDS encoding RMD1 family protein, with the protein product MGIIKAYKFTDGFDFDLIRKEVVGTFRAKLLKDVLIIEKDNDLCFLFEYGVVIFWDFDDEEYFLKTISSSIGAIKILEDYKYHISPIQPVKIELDTIYIDSDDELKKLSISYAIEQSIMLGSFEDSIKKALELTEHIPLDLAENGRVNMSRREIAKERGRLFITKSNIYLHFELLDTPEFFWEYPELDIYYQSMRKYLELQPRIEILNRKMNVMQEVLAILADEQNHKHSSTLEWIIIILIAFEIVLFILNDFN
- a CDS encoding thioredoxin fold domain-containing protein codes for the protein MKLKKILLLVFFTNILLNASTIFTLSGVKKVYLVVEISGKTIPKSYKSMIMDSLQTMTDDLKIDTKGYDPRSLAVLVNETPINGSTMINIQLLIGEEVKRLDNYEKTFALTYQDMGHFVLKDGDDPEDAFEDTFDTMLLKFSEQYLEENKKISKVVINEENFASEMHYETNYDEAVKKSKKLQKNIMLVLVSNFCPWCRKFEQRVLLKNEINEIVQKNYIPLILNKEKDPFPKEFDTGFTPIIHFIDHQTQKSYKNVIGYNNKDEFTYILRSDNVAK
- a CDS encoding carboxymuconolactone decarboxylase family protein, yielding MAHIQLPEFEDMSPEIQKRAQPILEKTGQLGDIFKLLALDEKIYFATDGMIQKYLLDETTLSYDTKESIALLISLENGCKMCVDVHKGIAKMLGMSEDRIEEVLHGVDAMNVPESEKALLNFCIKASGKENYKILKSEIDALKAYGYSDLQILEAVSITGYFNYINTLSNVFGLGES
- a CDS encoding MerR family transcriptional regulator, with the protein product MEYKISELVAKTGVPKSTILYYIREGLLPEANKIKSNVHRYNDQHIELIQYIKYMQEEIGSSNEQIRFALQNQNQSLSTSATMLQPLMNTLSDIPSDAKHFTKEEFIEHYNVDATLLETLLNDGIVLPIHEDDYTDREASMVKLVTYFKEVGVDHNVLKAYVDHAKALSELEYQMQAKLCSVRDDENFSTLWKIMFDTLFNAKPYLFNRNTYQVLLNAVKSEVKE
- a CDS encoding endonuclease/exonuclease/phosphatase family protein, translating into MQINKHHLCYNYFMLSQLKSLIVKPSLYHHSYSHTVCDDTVPDKFSVLCWNVHKNNDTFSFSNYIEEFSKKKPVDFYLFQEADFKHDTELNLPSLTFSAAANLEKGSTFYGVLTASKCRAEYSKPFLSHGKELIFGPHKSLLLTKHAFADGSPLWILNLHAINFRENRHYYREIDNMIQIIDDYDGPMIIAGDFNSWNKRRMKFLHTKMKDLNFDPVPFSTSDRVKSFMRNHLDFIFYRGIALVEQSIERNHKLSDHHPLFARFSKHL
- the ppsA gene encoding phosphoenolpyruvate synthase, with product MSQYIKWFNELGIEDVDLVGGKNASLGEMYQNLTQEGIRIPNGFAITADAYRFVLERNDAWGKLHTLLDDLDPDDVTQLQERGKRCREIINNCTLPDEMIDQIDQAYQALKEEYGDDVSLAVRSSATAEDSPEASFAGQNESYLNIQGLDALLDAYKRCLASNFTDRSIHYKFVHGFDNMKVYLSVVVMKMVRSDIGESGVMFSIDSETGFKDVVFINAAYGLGENIVQGSIAPDSFYVHKPTFKKGYRAVLRRKLGSKALKMIFSEGINQDNLAVEYTKNIDTPKEEKEKFCITDEDVLLLADYAIKIEEHYSKQAGYQKPMDMEWAKDGVDGHIYIVQARPETVESRKEDRVLEMYRLKEQSKVLLTGQAVGTKIGAGKVCKIVDPSNLKDFKVGDVLVAETTSPDWEPVMKIASAIVTNTGGRTCHAAIVSRELGKPAIVGVENAVETLVDGQEITVSCAEGETGLIHEGILDYEVIKTDLSTLPKTKTQIMMNLGNPDMAFTLASLPVDGIGLARMEFIINTSIKVHPMALIHPEKIDETTDRKIGQLTTGYDNPESYFVKVLSEGVASIASAVYPNPCVVRMSDFKTNEYASLLGGEFFEMDEANPMIGFRGASRYTHPNYEEGFALECAAMKHVREEMGFDNVILMIPFCRRVEEGQRVLDAMEKYGLKRGENGLKIYVMCEIPNNVIQIDAFSKLFDGFSIGSNDLTQLTLGVDRDSEIVAFDYDERDPGVMKMIEMAVEGAKRNDRHSGICGQGPSDYPEMAEALVKMGIESISLNPDTVLQTIVHISELESKHL